A stretch of Canis lupus baileyi chromosome 7, mCanLup2.hap1, whole genome shotgun sequence DNA encodes these proteins:
- the DAXX gene encoding death domain-associated protein 6 isoform X1, with translation MATANSIIVLDDDDEDEAAAQPGPSHPPPNPASPQAEAPGSSQPHGAGGSSSSGGKKCYKLENEKLFEEFLELCKMQTADHPEVVPFLYNRQQRAHSLFLASAEFCNILSRVLSRAQSRPAKLYVYINELCTVLKAHSAKKKLNLAPAATSSEPSGNNPPTDPSSDPTNAETTASEAPRTRGSRRQIQRLEQLLALYVAEIRRLQEKELDLSELDDPDSTYLQEARLKRKLIRLFGRLCELKDCSSLTGRVIEQRIPYRGTRYPEVNRRIERLINKPGPDTFPDYGDVLRAVEKAAARHSLGLPRQQLQLMAQDAFRDVGIRLQERRHLDLIYNFGCHLTDDYRPGIDPALSDPALARRLRENRSLAMSRLDEVISKYAMMQDKSEEGERQKRRARLPQATSSHSTDPLKASLDSGEGPSGMASQECPTTSKPETDDEEDEESEEEEEEEEEEEEEATDSEEEEDLEQMQEGQGDDEEEEEEEEEEAGQDGDKSPMSPPRISTEKNLEPSKGISRSMGEQQNKEFTVSPSSEEPLAPSSIDAESNGENLEELLLEEESPISQLFELEIEALPLDTTPSPEERDISSSRKQSEEPLTTVLENGAAMVTSTSFNGGVSPHTWGDSCPPCKKSRKEKETGAEPLGNSYVERQRSVHEKNGRKIPTLPSPPSPLTSMAPVADSSTRVDSPSHGLVTSSLCSASQARLSQTPHSQPSRPGTYKMSVATQCDPEEIIVLSDSD, from the exons ATGGCCACCGCTAACAGCATCATCGTGCTGGATGATGATGACGAAGATGAAGCAGCTGCTCAGCCAgggccctcccacccaccccccaatccGGCCTCACCCCAGGCAGAAGCCCCTGGCTCCTCCCAGCCCCATGGGGCTGGAGGAAGCAGTAGTTCTGGCGGCAAGAAATGCTACAAGTTGGAGAATGAGAAGCTGTTTGAAGAG TTCCTTGAACTCTGTAAGATGCAGACAGCAGACCACCCTGAGGTGGTCCCATTCCTCTATAACCGGCAGCAGCGTGCCCACTCTCTGTTTTTGGCTTCGGCGGAGTTCTGCAACATCCTCTCTCGGGTCCTATCCCGGGCCCAGAGCCGGCCAGCTAAGCTCTATGTCTACATTAATGAGCTCTGCACTGTTCTCAAGGCCCATTCAGCCAAGAAGAAGCTGAACCTGGCCCCTGCTGCCACCTCTAGTGAACCCTCTGGGAATAACCCTCCCACAGACCCCTCCTCGGACCCCACAAATGCCGAGACCACTGCCTCTGAGGCACCAAGGACCCGTGGTTCCCGGCGGCAGATCCAGCGCTTGGAGCAGCTGCTAGCGCTCTATGTGGCAGAGATCCGGCGGCTGCAGGAAAAAGAGTTGGATCTCTCAGAATTGGACGACCCAGACTCCACATACCTGCAGGAGGCAAGGTTGAAGCGTAAGCTGATCCGCCTCTTTGGGCGGCTTTGTGAGCTCAAAGACTGCTCTTCCCTGACGGGCCGTGTCATAGAGCAGCGCATTCCCTATCGTGGCACCCGCTACCCAGAGGTTAACAGGCGCATTGAGCGGCTCATCAACAAACCAGGGCCAGATACCTTCCCTGACTATGGAGATGTACTGCGGGCTGTGGAGAAGGCAGCTGCTCGGCACAGCCTTGGTCTTCCCCGACAGCAGCTCCAGCTCATGGCTCAGGATGCCTTCCGAGACGTGGGCATCAGGTTACAGGAGCGACGTCACCTTGATCTCATCTACAACTTTGGCTGTCACCTCACAGATGACTACAGGCCAG GCATTGACCCTGCACTGTCAGATCCTGCCCTAGCCCGGCGCCTGCGAGAAAACCGGAGCTTGGCTATGAGCCGGCTGGATGAGGTCATCTCCAAATATGCAATGATGCAAGACAAGAGTGAGGAGGGTGAGAGGCAGAAGAGGAGAGCTCGGCTTCCCCAAGCTACCTCTTCCCACTCTACAGACCCCCTCAAAGCCTCCTTGGATTCTGGTGAG GGCCCTAGTGGAATGGCATCCCAGGAGTGCCCTACCACCTCCAAGCCTGAGACAGATGATGAAgaagatgaggaaagtgaagaggaagaggaggaggaagaggaagaagaagaggaggccACAGATTCTGAAGAAGAGGAGGATCTCGAACAGATGCAAGAAGGTCAGGGGGacgatgaagaggaggaggaggaggaggaggaggaggcag gtcAGGATGGAGACAAGAGCCCTATGTCCCCACCACGGATCTCCACTGAAAAGAATCTGGAACCTAGCAAAGGGATCAGCAGGTCTATGGGGGAGCAGCAAAACAAAGAATTCACGGTGTCACCATCATCAGAAGAGCCCTTGGCCCCCTCCAGCATAGATGCTGAAAGCAATGGAGAAAACCTTGAGGAGTTACTCCTGGAGGAAGAGAGCCCTATATCTCAGCTCTTTGAGCTAGAGATCGAAGCCTTGCCCCTGGATACTACCCCTTCCCCTGAGGAGAGGGACatttcctcttccaggaagcagTCAGAGGAACCTCTCACCACTGTCTTGGAGAATGGAGCAGCCATGGTCACCTCCACTTCCTTCAATGGAGGGGTGTCTCCTCACACCTGGGGAGATTCCTGTCCCCCCTGCAAGAAGTCTCGGAAGGAGAAGGAAACTGGAGCAGAGCCATTAGGAAACAG CTATGTGGAAAGGCAAAGGTCAGTGCatgaaaagaatggaaggaagataCCTACTCTGCCCAGCCCACCTTCTCCCTTGACTTCCATGGCCCCAGTTGCGGATTCCTCAACGAGGGTGGATTCTCCTAGCCATGGCCTGGTGACCAGCTCCCTCTGTAGCGCATCTCAAGCCCGGTTGTCCCAAACCCCTCATTCACAGCCCTCCAGACCTGGTACCTACAAG ATGAGTGTGGCCACACAGTGCGATCCAGAGGAGATCATCGTGCTCTCAGACTCTGATtag
- the DAXX gene encoding death domain-associated protein 6 isoform X2, protein MATANSIIVLDDDDEDEAAAQPGPSHPPPNPASPQAEAPGSSQPHGAGGSSSSGGKKCYKLENEKLFEEFLELCKMQTADHPEVVPFLYNRQQRAHSLFLASAEFCNILSRVLSRAQSRPAKLYVYINELCTVLKAHSAKKKLNLAPAATSSEPSGNNPPTDPSSDPTNAETTASEAPRTRGSRRQIQRLEQLLALYVAEIRRLQEKELDLSELDDPDSTYLQEARLKRKLIRLFGRLCELKDCSSLTGRVIEQRIPYRGTRYPEVNRRIERLINKPGPDTFPDYGDVLRAVEKAAARHSLGLPRQQLQLMAQDAFRDVGIRLQERRHLDLIYNFGCHLTDDYRPGIDPALSDPALARRLRENRSLAMSRLDEVISKYAMMQDKSEEGERQKRRARLPQATSSHSTDPLKASLDSGEGPSGMASQECPTTSKPETDDEEDEESEEEEEEEEEEEEEATDSEEEEDLEQMQEGQGDDEEEEEEEAGQDGDKSPMSPPRISTEKNLEPSKGISRSMGEQQNKEFTVSPSSEEPLAPSSIDAESNGENLEELLLEEESPISQLFELEIEALPLDTTPSPEERDISSSRKQSEEPLTTVLENGAAMVTSTSFNGGVSPHTWGDSCPPCKKSRKEKETGAEPLGNSYVERQRSVHEKNGRKIPTLPSPPSPLTSMAPVADSSTRVDSPSHGLVTSSLCSASQARLSQTPHSQPSRPGTYKMSVATQCDPEEIIVLSDSD, encoded by the exons ATGGCCACCGCTAACAGCATCATCGTGCTGGATGATGATGACGAAGATGAAGCAGCTGCTCAGCCAgggccctcccacccaccccccaatccGGCCTCACCCCAGGCAGAAGCCCCTGGCTCCTCCCAGCCCCATGGGGCTGGAGGAAGCAGTAGTTCTGGCGGCAAGAAATGCTACAAGTTGGAGAATGAGAAGCTGTTTGAAGAG TTCCTTGAACTCTGTAAGATGCAGACAGCAGACCACCCTGAGGTGGTCCCATTCCTCTATAACCGGCAGCAGCGTGCCCACTCTCTGTTTTTGGCTTCGGCGGAGTTCTGCAACATCCTCTCTCGGGTCCTATCCCGGGCCCAGAGCCGGCCAGCTAAGCTCTATGTCTACATTAATGAGCTCTGCACTGTTCTCAAGGCCCATTCAGCCAAGAAGAAGCTGAACCTGGCCCCTGCTGCCACCTCTAGTGAACCCTCTGGGAATAACCCTCCCACAGACCCCTCCTCGGACCCCACAAATGCCGAGACCACTGCCTCTGAGGCACCAAGGACCCGTGGTTCCCGGCGGCAGATCCAGCGCTTGGAGCAGCTGCTAGCGCTCTATGTGGCAGAGATCCGGCGGCTGCAGGAAAAAGAGTTGGATCTCTCAGAATTGGACGACCCAGACTCCACATACCTGCAGGAGGCAAGGTTGAAGCGTAAGCTGATCCGCCTCTTTGGGCGGCTTTGTGAGCTCAAAGACTGCTCTTCCCTGACGGGCCGTGTCATAGAGCAGCGCATTCCCTATCGTGGCACCCGCTACCCAGAGGTTAACAGGCGCATTGAGCGGCTCATCAACAAACCAGGGCCAGATACCTTCCCTGACTATGGAGATGTACTGCGGGCTGTGGAGAAGGCAGCTGCTCGGCACAGCCTTGGTCTTCCCCGACAGCAGCTCCAGCTCATGGCTCAGGATGCCTTCCGAGACGTGGGCATCAGGTTACAGGAGCGACGTCACCTTGATCTCATCTACAACTTTGGCTGTCACCTCACAGATGACTACAGGCCAG GCATTGACCCTGCACTGTCAGATCCTGCCCTAGCCCGGCGCCTGCGAGAAAACCGGAGCTTGGCTATGAGCCGGCTGGATGAGGTCATCTCCAAATATGCAATGATGCAAGACAAGAGTGAGGAGGGTGAGAGGCAGAAGAGGAGAGCTCGGCTTCCCCAAGCTACCTCTTCCCACTCTACAGACCCCCTCAAAGCCTCCTTGGATTCTGGTGAG GGCCCTAGTGGAATGGCATCCCAGGAGTGCCCTACCACCTCCAAGCCTGAGACAGATGATGAAgaagatgaggaaagtgaagaggaagaggaggaggaagaggaagaagaagaggaggccACAGATTCTGAAGAAGAGGAGGATCTCGAACAGATGCAAGAAGGTCAGGGGGacgatgaagaggaggaggaggaggagg caggtcAGGATGGAGACAAGAGCCCTATGTCCCCACCACGGATCTCCACTGAAAAGAATCTGGAACCTAGCAAAGGGATCAGCAGGTCTATGGGGGAGCAGCAAAACAAAGAATTCACGGTGTCACCATCATCAGAAGAGCCCTTGGCCCCCTCCAGCATAGATGCTGAAAGCAATGGAGAAAACCTTGAGGAGTTACTCCTGGAGGAAGAGAGCCCTATATCTCAGCTCTTTGAGCTAGAGATCGAAGCCTTGCCCCTGGATACTACCCCTTCCCCTGAGGAGAGGGACatttcctcttccaggaagcagTCAGAGGAACCTCTCACCACTGTCTTGGAGAATGGAGCAGCCATGGTCACCTCCACTTCCTTCAATGGAGGGGTGTCTCCTCACACCTGGGGAGATTCCTGTCCCCCCTGCAAGAAGTCTCGGAAGGAGAAGGAAACTGGAGCAGAGCCATTAGGAAACAG CTATGTGGAAAGGCAAAGGTCAGTGCatgaaaagaatggaaggaagataCCTACTCTGCCCAGCCCACCTTCTCCCTTGACTTCCATGGCCCCAGTTGCGGATTCCTCAACGAGGGTGGATTCTCCTAGCCATGGCCTGGTGACCAGCTCCCTCTGTAGCGCATCTCAAGCCCGGTTGTCCCAAACCCCTCATTCACAGCCCTCCAGACCTGGTACCTACAAG ATGAGTGTGGCCACACAGTGCGATCCAGAGGAGATCATCGTGCTCTCAGACTCTGATtag
- the DAXX gene encoding death domain-associated protein 6 isoform X3 encodes MQTADHPEVVPFLYNRQQRAHSLFLASAEFCNILSRVLSRAQSRPAKLYVYINELCTVLKAHSAKKKLNLAPAATSSEPSGNNPPTDPSSDPTNAETTASEAPRTRGSRRQIQRLEQLLALYVAEIRRLQEKELDLSELDDPDSTYLQEARLKRKLIRLFGRLCELKDCSSLTGRVIEQRIPYRGTRYPEVNRRIERLINKPGPDTFPDYGDVLRAVEKAAARHSLGLPRQQLQLMAQDAFRDVGIRLQERRHLDLIYNFGCHLTDDYRPGIDPALSDPALARRLRENRSLAMSRLDEVISKYAMMQDKSEEGERQKRRARLPQATSSHSTDPLKASLDSGEGPSGMASQECPTTSKPETDDEEDEESEEEEEEEEEEEEEATDSEEEEDLEQMQEGQGDDEEEEEEEEEEAGQDGDKSPMSPPRISTEKNLEPSKGISRSMGEQQNKEFTVSPSSEEPLAPSSIDAESNGENLEELLLEEESPISQLFELEIEALPLDTTPSPEERDISSSRKQSEEPLTTVLENGAAMVTSTSFNGGVSPHTWGDSCPPCKKSRKEKETGAEPLGNSYVERQRSVHEKNGRKIPTLPSPPSPLTSMAPVADSSTRVDSPSHGLVTSSLCSASQARLSQTPHSQPSRPGTYKMSVATQCDPEEIIVLSDSD; translated from the exons ATGCAGACAGCAGACCACCCTGAGGTGGTCCCATTCCTCTATAACCGGCAGCAGCGTGCCCACTCTCTGTTTTTGGCTTCGGCGGAGTTCTGCAACATCCTCTCTCGGGTCCTATCCCGGGCCCAGAGCCGGCCAGCTAAGCTCTATGTCTACATTAATGAGCTCTGCACTGTTCTCAAGGCCCATTCAGCCAAGAAGAAGCTGAACCTGGCCCCTGCTGCCACCTCTAGTGAACCCTCTGGGAATAACCCTCCCACAGACCCCTCCTCGGACCCCACAAATGCCGAGACCACTGCCTCTGAGGCACCAAGGACCCGTGGTTCCCGGCGGCAGATCCAGCGCTTGGAGCAGCTGCTAGCGCTCTATGTGGCAGAGATCCGGCGGCTGCAGGAAAAAGAGTTGGATCTCTCAGAATTGGACGACCCAGACTCCACATACCTGCAGGAGGCAAGGTTGAAGCGTAAGCTGATCCGCCTCTTTGGGCGGCTTTGTGAGCTCAAAGACTGCTCTTCCCTGACGGGCCGTGTCATAGAGCAGCGCATTCCCTATCGTGGCACCCGCTACCCAGAGGTTAACAGGCGCATTGAGCGGCTCATCAACAAACCAGGGCCAGATACCTTCCCTGACTATGGAGATGTACTGCGGGCTGTGGAGAAGGCAGCTGCTCGGCACAGCCTTGGTCTTCCCCGACAGCAGCTCCAGCTCATGGCTCAGGATGCCTTCCGAGACGTGGGCATCAGGTTACAGGAGCGACGTCACCTTGATCTCATCTACAACTTTGGCTGTCACCTCACAGATGACTACAGGCCAG GCATTGACCCTGCACTGTCAGATCCTGCCCTAGCCCGGCGCCTGCGAGAAAACCGGAGCTTGGCTATGAGCCGGCTGGATGAGGTCATCTCCAAATATGCAATGATGCAAGACAAGAGTGAGGAGGGTGAGAGGCAGAAGAGGAGAGCTCGGCTTCCCCAAGCTACCTCTTCCCACTCTACAGACCCCCTCAAAGCCTCCTTGGATTCTGGTGAG GGCCCTAGTGGAATGGCATCCCAGGAGTGCCCTACCACCTCCAAGCCTGAGACAGATGATGAAgaagatgaggaaagtgaagaggaagaggaggaggaagaggaagaagaagaggaggccACAGATTCTGAAGAAGAGGAGGATCTCGAACAGATGCAAGAAGGTCAGGGGGacgatgaagaggaggaggaggaggaggaggaggaggcag gtcAGGATGGAGACAAGAGCCCTATGTCCCCACCACGGATCTCCACTGAAAAGAATCTGGAACCTAGCAAAGGGATCAGCAGGTCTATGGGGGAGCAGCAAAACAAAGAATTCACGGTGTCACCATCATCAGAAGAGCCCTTGGCCCCCTCCAGCATAGATGCTGAAAGCAATGGAGAAAACCTTGAGGAGTTACTCCTGGAGGAAGAGAGCCCTATATCTCAGCTCTTTGAGCTAGAGATCGAAGCCTTGCCCCTGGATACTACCCCTTCCCCTGAGGAGAGGGACatttcctcttccaggaagcagTCAGAGGAACCTCTCACCACTGTCTTGGAGAATGGAGCAGCCATGGTCACCTCCACTTCCTTCAATGGAGGGGTGTCTCCTCACACCTGGGGAGATTCCTGTCCCCCCTGCAAGAAGTCTCGGAAGGAGAAGGAAACTGGAGCAGAGCCATTAGGAAACAG CTATGTGGAAAGGCAAAGGTCAGTGCatgaaaagaatggaaggaagataCCTACTCTGCCCAGCCCACCTTCTCCCTTGACTTCCATGGCCCCAGTTGCGGATTCCTCAACGAGGGTGGATTCTCCTAGCCATGGCCTGGTGACCAGCTCCCTCTGTAGCGCATCTCAAGCCCGGTTGTCCCAAACCCCTCATTCACAGCCCTCCAGACCTGGTACCTACAAG ATGAGTGTGGCCACACAGTGCGATCCAGAGGAGATCATCGTGCTCTCAGACTCTGATtag
- the ZBTB22 gene encoding zinc finger and BTB domain-containing protein 22: protein MEPSPLSPSGAALPLPLSLAPPPLPLPAAAVVHVSFPEVTSALLESLNQQRLQGQLCDVSIRVQGREFRAHRAVLAASSPYFHDQVLLKGMTSISLPSVMDPGAFETVLASAYTGRLSMAAADIVNFLTVGSVLQMWHIVDKCTELLREGRASATTTTITPAAATSATVPGAGVPSGSGATVVPATVGSVRSHASSRASENQSPSSSNYFSPRESTDFSSSSQEAFPASAVGSGERRGGGPVFPAPVVGSGGATSGKLLLEADELCHDGGDERGPVVPGAGLRRPTYAPPSIMPQKHWVYVKRGGNSPAPAPLVPQDPDLEEDEEEDLVLTCEDDEDEELGGGSRVPEAGGREATLSISDVRTLTEPPDKGEEQVNFCESSNDFGSYDGGGPGAGLDDSGGPTPSSYAPSHPPRPLLPLDMQGNQILVFPSSSSSSSSSSSSQAPGQPPGNQAEHGAVTLGGTSSGALGMPGGPGGTPGGTGSGDGNKIFLCHCGKAFSHKSMRDRHVNMHLNLRPFDCPVCNKKFKMKHHLTEHMKTHTGLKPYECGVCAKKFMWRDSFMRHRGHCERRHRLVGGGGGGGPGPGGPTGPTLPLKRESPGAGGGSGDEASGATPQSSRRVWSPPSVHKVEMGFGGGGGTN from the coding sequence ATGGAGccatctcctctctctcccagtgGGGCAGcactccccctgcctctgtcacTGGCTCCGCCCCCACTGCCCCTGCCTGCAGCTGCAGTGGTGCACGTGTCCTTTCCTGAGGTAACCAGTGCCCTTCTGGAGTCCCTCAATCAGCAGCGGCTACAGGGCCAGCTCTGCGACGTGTCCATCCGGGTGCAGGGCCGAGAGTTCAGGGCTCATCGTGCTGTCCTGGCTGCCTCCTCCCCTTACTTCCACGACCAGGTTTTACTCAAGGGCATGACCTCCATCTCGCTGCCCAGCGTCATGGACCCAGGCGCCTTCGAGACTGTCCTGGCTTCGGCTTACACTGGCCGTCTCAGCATGGCTGCTGCTGACATTGTCAACTTTCTCACAGTGGGGTCGGTGCTCCAAATGTGGCACATCGTGGATAAGTGCACTGAACTCCTCCGCGAAGGCCGGGCCTCagccactaccaccaccatcacccctgCTGCAGCCACCTCTGCCACTGTTCCTGGTGCTGGGGTCCCATCGGGGAGTGGGGCCACTGTGGTCCCTGCCACCGTGGGCTCCGTGCGCTCCCATGCCTCCAGCCGGGCCAGTGAGAATCAGTCCCCCAGCAGCAGCAACTACTTCAGCCCCCGAGAGTCCACTGATTTCTCATCTTCCTCCCAAGAGGCATTTCCAGCTTCTGCGGTGGGCAGCGGGGAGCGTCGAGGAGGTGGCCCTGTATTCCCAGCCCCTGTGGTTGGCAGTGGGGGGGCTACCTCTGGGAAGCTGCTGCTGGAGGCAGATGAGCTGTGCCATGACGGCGGGGACGAGAGGGGTCCTGTGGTTCCTGGGGCTGGGCTCCGGCGGCCCACCTACGCACCCCCCAGCATCATGCCACAGAAACACTGGGTATATGTGAAGCGGGGTGGAAATagcccagcaccagcaccccTGGTTCCCCAAGACCCAGATCTggaagaggatgaggaggaagacCTGGTGTTGACCTGTGAGGATGATGAAGATGAAGAGCTGGGGGGTGGCTCCAGGGTTCCCGAGGCGGGAGGACGGGAGGCCACCCTAAGCATAAGTGATGTCCGCACCCTGACTGAGCCTCCGGACAAGGGAGAGGAGCAGGTCAATTTCTGTGAGTCTTCCAATGACTTTGGCTCCTATGACGGTGGGGGTCCTGGAGCAGGGCTTGATGATTCAGGGGGGCCAACCCCTTCCTCCtatgccccctcccaccctccaagGCCCTTGCTTCCCCTGGACATGCAGGGCAACCAGATCCTGGTTTTCCCATCATCTtcgtcctcctcttcctcttcctcttcctcacagGCTCCAGGCCAGCCACCAGGGAACCAGGCTGAACACGGGGCGGTGACCCTGGGGGGCACGTCGTCAGGGGCCCTGGGCATGCCTGGTGGTCCTGGGGGAACCCCCGGAGGGACAGGCAGTGGGGATGGGAATAAGATCTTTTTGTGCCACTGTGGGAAGGCGTTCTCACACAAGAGCATGCGTGATCGGCACGTGAACATGCACCTCAACCTGCGGCCCTTTGACTGCCCCGTGTGCAACAAAAAGTTTAAGATGAAGCACCACCTAACGGAGCACATGAAGACACACACAGGCCTCAAACCCTACGAGTGTGGTGTCTGCGCCAAGAAGTTCATGTGGCGAGACAGCTTCATGCGCCACCGGGGACACTGTGAGCGAAGGCACCGCCtggttgggggcgggggcgggggcgggccagGACCCGGGGGGCCCACCGGGCCAACCTTGCCCCTCAAGAGAGAGTCCCCTGGAGCGGGCGGGGGCAGCGGTGACGAGGCAAGTGGGGCCACGCCCCAGTCCAGCCGCAGGGTCTGGTCCCCACCCAGCGTCCACAAGGTGGAGATGGGCTTTGGTGGAGGTGGAGGAACAAACTGA
- the TAPBP gene encoding tapasin isoform X1, whose product MKPLSLLLAVASALGTAVSAGPAVIECWMVEDAGGGRLAKKPAALLLRQGPGTPPPRPDLEPELYLKVHDPAGTLQAAVRRYPSDAPPPHCELSRFIPLPASARWARGLTPGRSCPRALDGAWLMASVLSPIFSLSCLLRPQSEPQPEPALFTSATAVLTVLTYSPIAQIQLGQDALLDLRFAYMPSISEAAASLAPGPPPFGLEWRRQHLGKGHLLLAATPGLHEQMPAAQDGAVAFAAWDDDDPWGPWTGNGTLWLPAVQPFQEGTYLATVHLPYLQGQVALELSVQKPPKISLTPAPLVWAAPGEAPPELLCLVSRFYPAKGLEVEWELRGGPEGSFQKAEGQSWLSALRHHSDGSVSLSAHLQPIPVTAKHHGARYACRVHHPTLPTLGRSAEVTLEVAGLSGPSLEDSVGLFLSAFLLLGLIKALGWVAASRSTSKDPKEKKAQ is encoded by the exons ATGAAGCCCCTATCTCTGCTCCTCGCCGTGGCGTCGG CCTTGGGGACGGCCGTCTCGGCGGGCCCGGCGGTGATAGAGTGCTGGATGGTGGAGGATGCGGGCGGGGGCCGCCTGGCCAAGAAACCCGCGGCCCTGCTGCTGCGCCAGGGCCCGGGCACTCCACCCCCGCGGCCGGACCTCGAACCCGAGCTCTACCTCAAAGTGCACG ACCCCGCGGGAACCCTCCAGGCCGCCGTCAGGAGGTACCCCTCGGACGCCCCCCCGCCACACTGCGAGCTCAGCCGCTTCATCCCGCTGCCCGCCTCGGCGAGGTGGGCCCGTGGCCTGACCCCGGGGCGGAGCTGCCCGCGGGCCCTGGACGGGGCGTGGCTCATGGCCAGTGTGCTCAGCCCGATCTTcagcctctcctgcctcctgagACCGCAGTCCGAGCCTCAGCCCGAGCCTGCGCTCTTCACTTCGGCGACAG ctGTGCTGACTGTCCTCACCTACAGCCCCATCGCTCAGATCCAACTGGGACAAGATGCTCTGCTGGACTTGAGATTTGCCTACATGCCCTCCATCTCTGAGGCTGCTGCATCACTGGCCCCAGGTCCCCCTCCCTTTGGGCTGGAATGGCGACGCCAGCACCTGGGAAAAGGGCACCTACTCCTGGCTGCAACTCCAGGGCTGCATGAGCAGATGCCAGCTGCCCAAGACGGGGCAGTGGCATTTGCCGCCTGGGATGATGATGATCCATGGGGTCCATGGACTGGAAACGGGACCCTCTGGCTGCCTGCAGTACAGCCTTTCCAGGAGGGCACCTATCTGGCCACTGTACACCTGCCATACCTGCAAGGGCAGGTTGCCCTGGAGCTTTCTGTACAGA AGCCCCCCAAAATATCCTTGACACCGGCACCTCTTGTCTGGGCTGCCCCTGGGGAGGCACCCCCCGAGTTGCTCTGCCTTGTGTCCCGCTTCTATCCTGCCAAGGGCCTGGAGGTAGAATGGGAGCTCCGGGGTGGCCCAGAAGGCAGCTTTCAGAAGGCTGAGGGGCAGAGCTGGCTCTCCGCCCTGCGCCACCACTCAGATGGCTCTGTCAGCCTCTCTGCGCACCTGCAGCCCATCCCAGTCACAGCCAAGCACCATGGAGCGCGCTATGCCTGTCGTGTCCACCACCCAACCTTGCCCACCTTGGGGCGCAGTGCAGAAGTCACCCTGGAGGTGGCAG GActctctgggccctccctggagGACAGCGTGGGCCTCTTCCTGTCTGCCTTTCTCCTCCTCGGGCTCATCAAAGCGCTGGGCTGGGTGG CTGCCTCCAGATCTACTTCAAAAGATCCAAAGGAGAAG aaagcaCAGTGA
- the TAPBP gene encoding tapasin isoform X2, whose translation MKPLSLLLAVASALGTAVSAGPAVIECWMVEDAGGGRLAKKPAALLLRQGPGTPPPRPDLEPELYLKVHAVLTVLTYSPIAQIQLGQDALLDLRFAYMPSISEAAASLAPGPPPFGLEWRRQHLGKGHLLLAATPGLHEQMPAAQDGAVAFAAWDDDDPWGPWTGNGTLWLPAVQPFQEGTYLATVHLPYLQGQVALELSVQKPPKISLTPAPLVWAAPGEAPPELLCLVSRFYPAKGLEVEWELRGGPEGSFQKAEGQSWLSALRHHSDGSVSLSAHLQPIPVTAKHHGARYACRVHHPTLPTLGRSAEVTLEVAGLSGPSLEDSVGLFLSAFLLLGLIKALGWVAASRSTSKDPKEKKAQ comes from the exons ATGAAGCCCCTATCTCTGCTCCTCGCCGTGGCGTCGG CCTTGGGGACGGCCGTCTCGGCGGGCCCGGCGGTGATAGAGTGCTGGATGGTGGAGGATGCGGGCGGGGGCCGCCTGGCCAAGAAACCCGCGGCCCTGCTGCTGCGCCAGGGCCCGGGCACTCCACCCCCGCGGCCGGACCTCGAACCCGAGCTCTACCTCAAAGTGCACG ctGTGCTGACTGTCCTCACCTACAGCCCCATCGCTCAGATCCAACTGGGACAAGATGCTCTGCTGGACTTGAGATTTGCCTACATGCCCTCCATCTCTGAGGCTGCTGCATCACTGGCCCCAGGTCCCCCTCCCTTTGGGCTGGAATGGCGACGCCAGCACCTGGGAAAAGGGCACCTACTCCTGGCTGCAACTCCAGGGCTGCATGAGCAGATGCCAGCTGCCCAAGACGGGGCAGTGGCATTTGCCGCCTGGGATGATGATGATCCATGGGGTCCATGGACTGGAAACGGGACCCTCTGGCTGCCTGCAGTACAGCCTTTCCAGGAGGGCACCTATCTGGCCACTGTACACCTGCCATACCTGCAAGGGCAGGTTGCCCTGGAGCTTTCTGTACAGA AGCCCCCCAAAATATCCTTGACACCGGCACCTCTTGTCTGGGCTGCCCCTGGGGAGGCACCCCCCGAGTTGCTCTGCCTTGTGTCCCGCTTCTATCCTGCCAAGGGCCTGGAGGTAGAATGGGAGCTCCGGGGTGGCCCAGAAGGCAGCTTTCAGAAGGCTGAGGGGCAGAGCTGGCTCTCCGCCCTGCGCCACCACTCAGATGGCTCTGTCAGCCTCTCTGCGCACCTGCAGCCCATCCCAGTCACAGCCAAGCACCATGGAGCGCGCTATGCCTGTCGTGTCCACCACCCAACCTTGCCCACCTTGGGGCGCAGTGCAGAAGTCACCCTGGAGGTGGCAG GActctctgggccctccctggagGACAGCGTGGGCCTCTTCCTGTCTGCCTTTCTCCTCCTCGGGCTCATCAAAGCGCTGGGCTGGGTGG CTGCCTCCAGATCTACTTCAAAAGATCCAAAGGAGAAG aaagcaCAGTGA